In Antechinus flavipes isolate AdamAnt ecotype Samford, QLD, Australia chromosome 3, AdamAnt_v2, whole genome shotgun sequence, a genomic segment contains:
- the LOC127557123 gene encoding probable E3 ubiquitin-protein ligase TRIML1, giving the protein MLQPHLLQKKMGLSTCDQHGEQEMFFCEEDQRPLCVSCLSAPEHKDHQVLPLETAADKCKKKLRERWNILQKKEEKFQTALDTLRRRKEQFTERTYTLKETTISEYGKIHQFLWDEEYQCLQNLEQQSRVNVVKLEEKEHELTQQIQNLQQVKFEVEENLDKMPLEMIQDMPGTLKKKEELLLKKPVLSYIFWPTCPVRGMREILMSFHRDITFDPESAHPHLVLSEDLKRVQYGSIYQDLPDNKEGFESGLVVLGAQKFSSGKHYWEVEMGDKTAWELGICKDSVRRKGLISSSSEDIMK; this is encoded by the exons ATGCTCCAACCTCACCTGCTGCAGAAAAAGATGGGCCTGAGCACCTGTGACCAACATGGAGAACAAGAGATGTTCTTCTGTGAGGAAGACCAGAGGCCCCTCTGTGTATCCTGCTTATCAGCCCCAGAGCACAAGGACCATCAAGTCCTTCCCTTGGAGACAGCTGCTGACAAGTGCAAGAAGAAGCTCCGGGAGAGATGGAACATCttacagaagaaagaagagaaatttcaaACTGCACTGGACACcttgagaagaagaaaggagcaaTTCACAGAGCGTACCTACACTTTGAAAGAGACAACTATTTCTGAATATGGCAAAATTCACCAATTTTTATGGGATGAAGAATATCAATGCCTGCAAAATCTGGAGCAGCAATCCAGAGTCAATGTGGTCAAACTGGAGGAGAAGGAGCATGAGCTGACCCAACAAATCCAGAATCTACAACAAGTGAAGTTTGAAGTAGAGGAGAATTTGGACAAGATGCCCTTGGAAATGATCCAGGATATGCCAGGCActttgaaaaagaaggaagagctcCTATTGAAAAAACCAGTGCTTTCTTACATTTTCTGGCCTACCTGCCCTGTCAGAGGCATGAGAGAAATCCTCATGAGTTTCCACAGGGATATAACTTTTGATCCTGAATCAGCCCATCCTCATCTCGTCCTATCTGAGGATTTGAAGAGGGTCCAGTATGGAAGCATCTATCAAGACCTGCCTGACAACAAAGAGGGATTTGAGTCTGGTCTTGTGGTTCTGGGAGCACAGAAATTCTCCTCTGGCAAACACTATTGGGAAGTGGAGATGGGAGACAAGACAGCGTGGGAATTGGGCATCTGTAAAGATTCAGTCAGGAGAAAGGGGCTGATCTCCTCCTCATCTGAGGAT ATTATGAAATGA